GTCTATTTGGTAGAGTTGTGGAGGAAGTGATAGCAATAGCAacagtatgtttttgtttttctgctctGTATTGaagtattttatgtaaatgtttaaagCCATTCTTAATGGTTATGCATCCGGCTACATTTGCCTGTCAAAGTATCTTCTTCGCTGCTGGATGCTAACCACTAACCACAAGGATATAATGTTCACCAGCTACAGGCTTTTGTCAGTACTTATCTGAActagtttttcctttttcaaagAACAATTCATGCTTTTGCTGCTGATAAGTCCTATCTGTATGTTCTCACGTGGTAACCTGTGTCACTGTCCTCCTTCTCTTCGAAGTTGTAAAAGGCGTCTTTGTCAGAGCTGGAAACAAAACCATCCACAATGGCCTGATTCTACAGATGGATCAGGCCATGCAAAGCAGTCCCACCCAGACTCTGGGGCCTAGTGTCAGCCACCTTTGACATCTTCACTACTTATTTGTTCTCTTTAGCTGTGTGGCGTGTGtgtgaaatattgcttttactCATCACTTCCCTTTGATATATTTCTAAAATCTCAGCTGTCCCATTTTTAATAGAGATAATTGTATTCTATGAacagcatttattttatttgaaaatgtgtaTTCTGAGGAGTGAATAAACAATTACTTGCTGTTCTTCAAACACTGTTTCAATTCTCTGAATTTCCTGTGTACTGTTTCTGTTCTATTTTTGTCAAACTACAGAAAGACAAAGCTTTAGCTTCCCCCGGAGGAAGACGTACCTCGGCTCCATCCACTCCGCCAGCACGTAACCGCTCACCATCCCCAGCCCCTATCCCATCTCCAAAGAGAGCCCCTTCCCCAGGAGCCACCAAGTAAGATACATCTATAGAAAAATAAGTTTTCACTGAAGTTTTTTGGACCCCTAAAGACGTagccttttttctcctctcaaaGGCAAAGTCAGAAGATGCGTCCACCTTCACCTGGTGCAATGAAACAACGCCCCCCTTCTCCACAGACATCTTCAGCAAAGGCCCCGCCCACCCAGAAACCATCTCTCACTCCAACGGGACCTCCGACGCTGCGAAAGAGAGACTCAAAGTCCAAAGATCTGTGTCCTGTCCAAGCTTTGGCTCCCCAGTCGTCTGACACGAGCAAATCCAAAGATAAAGATGGTGAGCATCGGACTAGATCTCAAACACTCATCATCTGATGGTCAGCACTGATATACTGTATGCTTACTTTACATTGAGACTCAAACATctgttttgtgtgcattttgaaAACTAACCAACAACAGCTTGAGTTGCAATCAATCCTAGTGTAACAGGAGACTCATTAGGTTTCCAGctgggttagcattagcatcctTGATAGCGTTTGGTTTCTGCCCCCTGCTGGAAGAAGTGATATAATGCAGTGTCATTTAGTCATGACTCTTATGTACATATTATTGTACCAAATAATTTAGAAGTAACAACATGCTACGAGTAAACCAGAATGTGAAATACTCAACagttattgtattttatgtaacTTGCAAATTCCAAGGCCTTCTCCGGTATatcaaatattacaaatacatACGGCAGTAATACACGTCTGCCTTTTCTGATTAACTTCTATCACTCTATTCTTTTGTTACCATTTTATTCTCAGCTATCAATCAGTCTCATGGTGTCATGACAGACTCCTTCCAACACACATTACTTTGATAAATGGATAACAAATATCTCTATatttcctttgttttgtttttccctccTTGCCAGAGTCAAAGTCGTCCCCAGGTACCAACTCAGCCTCTGAGGCAGCCAAAATCCTGGCAGAGAACCGGAGGCTGATGCGAGAGCAGAAGGAGAAAGAGGAGCAGCTTAGGGtccagaaggaggaggaggagaagtgaGTATTTTGACTAAAGTTTATGAAATCTTCTTAAGTAACCTCACAGCAGTGCCAGTCCATACATCCTTGAAATATTACCAGGTTACTTCACGgaataaatctgtttttattggcTGTGTATTTAGCAAGGTTGGGGtccattttaattgtaattgactaattgataattacaattatggcataattgtatttagaaTATCTATTGCTGTTGTAttcttaaattgtaattgagttcagataatttacttgtatattatataagatgtttaattaaaaattaaagcaaaactggggaaccatgttatatgtacagttctacacatacagtatgcagtcaacagttattaaaatatgtttcatatcaagctttcccacattttaccatttaaaaaaaatattaaaaacctatttttgcattgattaggaagcctaacaagctAACAAATAGATGTGAAagaaattatataataatttttagtgtattttacagctgatttaggacctgttatcataagatatCCTAAAAAAAGAAGCTAACACAcaaggaaggttaacttttattaggatattcatttcaggctcagtaatagtgcttaattgtaattgacaacataattgtaatttaggtATTTTAAtagtatttggaaaaaaaatcctgGTAACTGTAACcacaattgaattgtaattgaacatgggtaattgaccccaaccctggctgtgTATTTAGATACACTCTGGATAGGTGCTGTGTCTGATAGGTGCTGGGTCTGATACGGTATGTGCGTACTGTGTGCATGGTTAGATGAACCTGCAGCTAATGAGTCTTTAATGCTTCAGGTTGCGAAAAGAAGAGGAGAAGCGTTTAGCGGAGGAGGCTAAACTGAAGCGTCAAGAGGAGGAGAAAATCCTAGCAGAGGAGAGAAaaatcaaagaagaagaagatgctCGCCTGGCCGAGGAGGAGCGGGTGAAGCAGGCGGAGGAGGACGCACTGAAGCAGGCCGAGCTCCAGAGAGAACGGGAGGAGGCTGATGCGAAAGCCCTGGAGGAGGCAGAGAGAGTTCGCCAGGAGAGAGACCGCATCATGCAGCAGAACCAGCAGGAACGTATGGAGAGGAAGAAGGTATGATGTTGAAAGGagaattttcttttgttttggatttatttGAAGGCTGATTCACTAATTTAGTGTTAATACATCCCAATAGAAGTGATAATGTGCCTTTTTTTCAGAGAATTGAGGAAATTATGAAGAGAACCAGAAAAGGCGATGGTGACTTAAGGGTGAGTCATTACGATCTGTAAAAGAAATGTGCCGTAACACTTCCCTCCCTCACGAGCACTGTCCACATAATCCTACCTCTAACTTGTTCCTTGTGTTATATCTACTCCTGTGAGTTTTATGTTTGATAGTAGAAGGCCGTTTTACTTGTTAAACTGTCATACATTATGTAACGATGGAGGGCTCTCTGATTGAGGCTCTAACATGTCTTTATTCCTGCTGCAGAGAGATGATGACAAGCAGGATAATGATAACGATGATGAAGGCATGGACCAAATAAACTGTGATCCAATACGTAAGTGTTCTCCAGCTTTCACTTTGATTCCATTCCCCTGTTTTGTGAGCATGTACGTGAATCTCTATGTGATTTATGATTCTGAGCACATAATCTGCCTTATTGCCACTTCAGCAAATATGGACAATGCAGACGAATGTGAACTGTTTGCCAGTGAGCCTGTTGCACAAGAAGAAGAGCCCCTGGGCAATGTGGATGAAAAGTCAGAAATGGATAATAAGGAGAACGATAACAGCACGAGCACAGATGAGAGTCAGGCTGTCAGGTAAAGATACaaagtgcattttttaaatttgcatGTACAAATCATCAAAGGGCACATGTCGTGAATATTAACTGCAAGCTTTATCAAAAGAGTAACCAATAACACAAGAGGTTTAGTCGGTTAACTTACTTGAAaagtatgaaggtagatatgttgcaaaatgggagagcttgtagaatgtgatgtgagcttgtgtataaaaaatcaaattatggaaaataaatatcATGTCCCAAATTATGGGAAAAAAtgtatagactgatatttacacaaataaaattacagctgaaaacttgtaatccaacatttatttgcatgttttttaattacttgcatCAATTAtcatttacaaccacaactctccgtTTCTACTAactaagttcttgtatttttggcTTGAAAAAACCAATTCTTGTATGTTTAAGTGTACAGTTTGGTAACACTCTAAGACagtgtttttgaaatttaaGCATAAACGGCAGTGTTGTATAAATCACTGCCGATcgcggtaaatgttagcatgagcttATACATGGATTTTcccatagacgttagcatgaagctagcggactttttgtatagtggtGTTTTTTATATCCCGCCACAAAGTGTAGAAGGGGGTTATAGGTTTGAACTCCGTCCGTATGTTTGTCCGTCTGAACTTTTCTCAGAAATTGTTtaagataaccaaatttggtgtgtggcttcagggtatcaataccttgatggagtttgaaaatgagaagcgtgcaattattttttccagagctattgcccttgttccgtttttttgagcgggggatgttgatgactgtcttcttgttgaaattgtgtttatacataaaacattagtttttttatccattttaattCTTTGATCTCATCACTCACTTCATGTGATTGTTTGTTTTGGCTTTGCTAGTCCGATTCTAAAGGGGCGTCTGGTTGAGGGCTCTGAGTTCCTAAATGAGGACTCGGCAAAGGTCGGACTGGTCTCTAGTCTCAACGGCAAATCCAACCAGTGGAGCTTTGAGGAACTTATCGACGTCAACGTTCACTCCAAAACACGCCCCCTCATTGAGGCAGATGGGTGTAACCAGGTGTTGATCAACTGTGACGGGAGCTCAGACGGGTCCAGGGTCACATTTGAGGAGAAAGGAATCCCGATAGACTCACTGCATCCAATTCAACCAATTGAATCCTTGTCAGGTGAGAGATCAGCTTTAACTGCTAGTGTACACTGACTCAGTAACTCATTACTTCctgttgtgtttgtgtagaGATTTGATGCTGCAGCTGCTGAGACGCTTCCTGCTGTTGCACTGCTCAACTTTCTGTCCATCTGagcttgaaaaaaaagaagacggCTTCCTCAAAAGTGACAGGATCACCCCAAGTGCTACGTTTGCAATGCACATCGCAAGGAAGCAATACATTTAAATAGATAATACAAGAACTGTGCTTCAGGGAAAAGTCTTATGTTCCTTTACCACACTTGCATCCTGGTCTCCTTTTTGTTTCTCTTGTTTATTTTCCAGAGTTTCTCCAAATGTTTAGGG
The genomic region above belongs to Gouania willdenowi chromosome 10, fGouWil2.1, whole genome shotgun sequence and contains:
- the map7d3 gene encoding ensconsin isoform X10, which translates into the protein MAEGAATLKGLRAQIATAAQAQAEERRNLAGNSPGPASNTAAKPQGCRPVIDGAALRIDDRLRVAKERREEADRQQALRDSQIMERERKAKLQVERQVEERQKKVEEQRKKEEQKRLAVEEKRKLKQEEEKEHYEAVMRRTLERSHRVEQRQKRWSWGGQSPDSDARTEFFSPTGDSDATASSPVTIVISPASPEKPPRSQQVDKRSTSILNLKQPPEASISKRLSSSSATLIKSPEKTHRQQVSTVDGGVLSRLLTPTQASLARSRSAAALSAEGTVAPECNLCPRSASASPLNPPRGPVRSRSIDRQKNGMTTSVSADGALDPSLKDKALASPGGRRTSAPSTPPARNRSPSPAPIPSPKRAPSPGATKQSQKMRPPSPGAMKQRPPSPQTSSAKAPPTQKPSLTPTGPPTLRKRDSKSKDLCPVQALAPQSSDTSKSKDKDESKSSPGTNSASEAAKILAENRRLMREQKEKEEQLRVQKEEEEKLRKEEEKRLAEEAKLKRQEEEKILAEERKIKEEEDARLAEEERVKQAEEDALKQAELQREREEADAKALEEAERVRQERDRIMQQNQQERMERKKRIEEIMKRTRKGDGDLRRDDDKQDNDNDDEGMDQINCDPIPNMDNADECELFASEPVAQEEEPLGNVDEKSEMDNKENDNSTSTDESQAVSPILKGRLVEGSEFLNEDSAKVGLVSSLNGKSNQWSFEELIDVNVHSKTRPLIEADGCNQVLINCDGSSDGSRVTFEEKGIPIDSLHPIQPIESLSEI
- the map7d3 gene encoding MAP7 domain-containing protein 2 isoform X14 encodes the protein MAEGAATLKGLRAQIATAAQAQAEERRNLAGNSPGPASNTAAKPQGCRPVIDGAALRIDDRLRVAKERREEADRQQALRDSQIMERERKAKLQVERQVEERQKKVEEQRKKEEQKRLAVEEKRKLKQEEEKEHYEAVMRRTLERSHRVEQRQKRWSWGGQSPDSDARTEFFSPTGDSDATASSPVTIVISPASPEKPPRSQQVDKRSTSILNLKQPPEASISKRLSSSSATLIKSPEKSLKPARSSSCNRLPSNGNAANASKEDGKKPQVEKTASASPLNPPRGPVRSRSIDRQKNGMTTSVSADGALDPSLKDKALASPGGRRTSAPSTPPARNRSPSPAPIPSPKRAPSPGATKQSQKMRPPSPGAMKQRPPSPQTSSAKAPPTQKPSLTPTGPPTLRKRDSKSKDLCPVQALAPQSSDTSKSKDKDESKSSPGTNSASEAAKILAENRRLMREQKEKEEQLRVQKEEEEKLRKEEEKRLAEEAKLKRQEEEKILAEERKIKEEEDARLAEEERVKQAEEDALKQAELQREREEADAKALEEAERVRQERDRIMQQNQQERMERKKRIEEIMKRTRKGDGDLRRDDDKQDNDNDDEGMDQINCDPIPNMDNADECELFASEPVAQEEEPLGNVDEKSEMDNKENDNSTSTDESQAVSPILKGRLVEGSEFLNEDSAKVGLVSSLNGKSNQWSFEELIDVNVHSKTRPLIEADGCNQVLINCDGSSDGSRVTFEEKGIPIDSLHPIQPIESLSEI
- the map7d3 gene encoding MAP7 domain-containing protein 2 isoform X17 encodes the protein MAEGAATLKGLRAQIATAAQAQAEERRNLAGNSPGPASNTAAKPQGCRPVIDGAALRIDDRLRVAKERREEADRQQALRDSQIMERERKAKLQVERQVEERQKKVEEQRKKEEQKRLAVEEKRKLKQEEEKEHYEAVMRRTLERSHRVEQRQKRWSWGGQSPDSDARTEFFSPTGDSDATASSPVTIVISPASPEKPPRSQQVDKRSTSILNLKQPPEASISKRLSSSSATLIKSPEKKCNLCPRSASASPLNPPRGPVRSRSIDRQKNGMTTSVSADGALDPSLKDKALASPGGRRTSAPSTPPARNRSPSPAPIPSPKRAPSPGATKQSQKMRPPSPGAMKQRPPSPQTSSAKAPPTQKPSLTPTGPPTLRKRDSKSKDLCPVQALAPQSSDTSKSKDKDESKSSPGTNSASEAAKILAENRRLMREQKEKEEQLRVQKEEEEKLRKEEEKRLAEEAKLKRQEEEKILAEERKIKEEEDARLAEEERVKQAEEDALKQAELQREREEADAKALEEAERVRQERDRIMQQNQQERMERKKRIEEIMKRTRKGDGDLRRDDDKQDNDNDDEGMDQINCDPIPNMDNADECELFASEPVAQEEEPLGNVDEKSEMDNKENDNSTSTDESQAVSPILKGRLVEGSEFLNEDSAKVGLVSSLNGKSNQWSFEELIDVNVHSKTRPLIEADGCNQVLINCDGSSDGSRVTFEEKGIPIDSLHPIQPIESLSEI
- the map7d3 gene encoding MAP7 domain-containing protein 2 isoform X13, with the translated sequence MAEGAATLKGLRAQIATAAQAQAEERRNLAGNSPGPASNTAAKPQGCRPVIDGAALRIDDRLRVAKERREEADRQQALRDSQIMERERKAKLQVERQVEERQKKVEEQRKKEEQKRLAVEEKRKLKQEEEKEHYEAVMRRTLERSHRVEQRQKRWSWGGQSPDSDARTEFFSPTGDSDATASSPVTIVISPASPEKPPRSQQVDKRSTSILNLKQPPEASISKRLSSSSATLIKSPEKSLKPARSSSCNRLPSNGNAANASKEDGKKPQVEKTECNLCPRSASASPLNPPRGPVRSRSIDRQKNGMTTSVSADGALDPSLKDKALASPGGRRTSAPSTPPARNRSPSPAPIPSPKRAPSPGATKQSQKMRPPSPGAMKQRPPSPQTSSAKAPPTQKPSLTPTGPPTLRKRDSKSKDLCPVQALAPQSSDTSKSKDKDESKSSPGTNSASEAAKILAENRRLMREQKEKEEQLRVQKEEEEKLRKEEEKRLAEEAKLKRQEEEKILAEERKIKEEEDARLAEEERVKQAEEDALKQAELQREREEADAKALEEAERVRQERDRIMQQNQQERMERKKRIEEIMKRTRKGDGDLRRDDDKQDNDNDDEGMDQINCDPIPNMDNADECELFASEPVAQEEEPLGNVDEKSEMDNKENDNSTSTDESQAVSPILKGRLVEGSEFLNEDSAKVGLVSSLNGKSNQWSFEELIDVNVHSKTRPLIEADGCNQVLINCDGSSDGSRVTFEEKGIPIDSLHPIQPIESLSEI
- the map7d3 gene encoding ensconsin isoform X1, with the protein product MAEGAATLKGLRAQIATAAQAQAEERRNLAGNSPGPASNTAAKPQGCRPVIDGAALRIDDRLRVAKERREEADRQQALRDSQIMERERKAKLQVERQVEERQKKVEEQRKKEEQKRLAVEEKRKLKQEEEKEHYEAVMRRTLERSHRVEQRQKRWSWGGQSPDSDARTEFFSPTGDSDATASSPVTIVISPASPEKPPRSQQVDKRSTSILNLKQPPEASISKRLSSSSATLIKSPEKSLKPARSSSCNRLPSNGNAANASKEDGKKPQVEKTGRSGKKRSSSLSRVSVSKAQTSAKPDRGTTDDQAHRQQVSTVDGGVLSRLLTPTQASLARSRSAAALSAEGTVAPECNLCPRSASASPLNPPRGPVRSRSIDRQKNGMTTSVSADGALDPSLKDKALASPGGRRTSAPSTPPARNRSPSPAPIPSPKRAPSPGATKQSQKMRPPSPGAMKQRPPSPQTSSAKAPPTQKPSLTPTGPPTLRKRDSKSKDLCPVQALAPQSSDTSKSKDKDESKSSPGTNSASEAAKILAENRRLMREQKEKEEQLRVQKEEEEKLRKEEEKRLAEEAKLKRQEEEKILAEERKIKEEEDARLAEEERVKQAEEDALKQAELQREREEADAKALEEAERVRQERDRIMQQNQQERMERKKRIEEIMKRTRKGDGDLRRDDDKQDNDNDDEGMDQINCDPIPNMDNADECELFASEPVAQEEEPLGNVDEKSEMDNKENDNSTSTDESQAVSPILKGRLVEGSEFLNEDSAKVGLVSSLNGKSNQWSFEELIDVNVHSKTRPLIEADGCNQVLINCDGSSDGSRVTFEEKGIPIDSLHPIQPIESLSEI
- the map7d3 gene encoding ensconsin isoform X12, with the protein product MAEGAATLKGLRAQIATAAQAQAEERRNLAGNSPGPASNTAAKPQGCRPVIDGAALRIDDRLRVAKERREEADRQQALRDSQIMERERKAKLQVERQVEERQKKVEEQRKKEEQKRLAVEEKRKLKQEEEKEHYEAVMRRTLERSHRVEQRQKRWSWGGQSPDSDARTGDSDATASSPVTIVISPASPEKPPRSQQVDKRSTSILNLKQPPEASISKRLSSSSATLIKSPEKTHRQQVSTVDGGVLSRLLTPTQASLARSRSAAALSAEGTVAPECNLCPRSASASPLNPPRGPVRSRSIDRQKNGMTTSVSADGALDPSLKDKALASPGGRRTSAPSTPPARNRSPSPAPIPSPKRAPSPGATKQSQKMRPPSPGAMKQRPPSPQTSSAKAPPTQKPSLTPTGPPTLRKRDSKSKDLCPVQALAPQSSDTSKSKDKDESKSSPGTNSASEAAKILAENRRLMREQKEKEEQLRVQKEEEEKLRKEEEKRLAEEAKLKRQEEEKILAEERKIKEEEDARLAEEERVKQAEEDALKQAELQREREEADAKALEEAERVRQERDRIMQQNQQERMERKKRIEEIMKRTRKGDGDLRRDDDKQDNDNDDEGMDQINCDPIPNMDNADECELFASEPVAQEEEPLGNVDEKSEMDNKENDNSTSTDESQAVSPILKGRLVEGSEFLNEDSAKVGLVSSLNGKSNQWSFEELIDVNVHSKTRPLIEADGCNQVLINCDGSSDGSRVTFEEKGIPIDSLHPIQPIESLSEI
- the map7d3 gene encoding ensconsin isoform X16 — its product is MAEGAATLKGLRAQIATAAQAQAEERRNLAGNSPGPASNTAAKPQGCRPVIDGAALRIDDRLRVAKERREEADRQQALRDSQIMERERKAKLQVERQVEERQKKVEEQRKKEEQKRLAVEEKRKLKQEEEKEHYEAVMRRTLERSHRVEQRQKRWSWGGQSPDSDARTVDKRSTSILNLKQPPEASISKRLSSSSATLIKSPEKTHRQQVSTVDGGVLSRLLTPTQASLARSRSAAALSAEGTVAPECNLCPRSASASPLNPPRGPVRSRSIDRQKNGMTTSVSADGALDPSLKDKALASPGGRRTSAPSTPPARNRSPSPAPIPSPKRAPSPGATKQSQKMRPPSPGAMKQRPPSPQTSSAKAPPTQKPSLTPTGPPTLRKRDSKSKDLCPVQALAPQSSDTSKSKDKDESKSSPGTNSASEAAKILAENRRLMREQKEKEEQLRVQKEEEEKLRKEEEKRLAEEAKLKRQEEEKILAEERKIKEEEDARLAEEERVKQAEEDALKQAELQREREEADAKALEEAERVRQERDRIMQQNQQERMERKKRIEEIMKRTRKGDGDLRRDDDKQDNDNDDEGMDQINCDPIPNMDNADECELFASEPVAQEEEPLGNVDEKSEMDNKENDNSTSTDESQAVSPILKGRLVEGSEFLNEDSAKVGLVSSLNGKSNQWSFEELIDVNVHSKTRPLIEADGCNQVLINCDGSSDGSRVTFEEKGIPIDSLHPIQPIESLSEI
- the map7d3 gene encoding ensconsin isoform X5 gives rise to the protein MAEGAATLKGLRAQIATAAQAQAEERRNLAGNSPGPASNTAAKPQGCRPALRDSQIMERERKAKLQVERQVEERQKKVEEQRKKEEQKRLAVEEKRKLKQEEEKEHYEAVMRRTLERSHRVEQRQKRWSWGGQSPDSDARTEFFSPTGDSDATASSPVTIVISPASPEKPPRSQQVDKRSTSILNLKQPPEASISKRLSSSSATLIKSPEKSLKPARSSSCNRLPSNGNAANASKEDGKKPQVEKTGRSGKKRSSSLSRVSVSKAQTSAKPDRGTTDDQAHRQQVSTVDGGVLSRLLTPTQASLARSRSAAALSAEGTVAPECNLCPRSASASPLNPPRGPVRSRSIDRQKNGMTTSVSADGALDPSLKDKALASPGGRRTSAPSTPPARNRSPSPAPIPSPKRAPSPGATKQSQKMRPPSPGAMKQRPPSPQTSSAKAPPTQKPSLTPTGPPTLRKRDSKSKDLCPVQALAPQSSDTSKSKDKDESKSSPGTNSASEAAKILAENRRLMREQKEKEEQLRVQKEEEEKLRKEEEKRLAEEAKLKRQEEEKILAEERKIKEEEDARLAEEERVKQAEEDALKQAELQREREEADAKALEEAERVRQERDRIMQQNQQERMERKKRIEEIMKRTRKGDGDLRRDDDKQDNDNDDEGMDQINCDPIPNMDNADECELFASEPVAQEEEPLGNVDEKSEMDNKENDNSTSTDESQAVSPILKGRLVEGSEFLNEDSAKVGLVSSLNGKSNQWSFEELIDVNVHSKTRPLIEADGCNQVLINCDGSSDGSRVTFEEKGIPIDSLHPIQPIESLSEI